In Osmerus mordax isolate fOsmMor3 chromosome 23, fOsmMor3.pri, whole genome shotgun sequence, one DNA window encodes the following:
- the LOC136967868 gene encoding endonuclease domain-containing 1 protein-like → MGGLSHIPSIDRGRNQAVGKDYDGSGFDKGHLYPVHHTSTQASMLATSTLTNAAPQDPGFNRGQWRRHEEGLAPLLGGRCSRAHVVTGVVPGNTQIGNGVRVARFYWSAYCCLETGGSLTSEGYFGPDNNGRVETLTLRDLETRLTGYYGMPFSVFGGKCR, encoded by the coding sequence ATGGGCGGCCTGAGCCACATTCCGTCCATAGACAGGGGTCGGAACCAGGCCGTGGGGAAGGACTACGACGGCTCAGGCTTCGACAAGGGCCACCTGTACCCggtccaccacacctccacccaggcCTCCATGCTGgccacctccaccctgaccaaCGCCGCCCCCCAGGACCCGGGCTTCAACCGTGGCCAGTGGAGGAGGCATGAGGAGGGCCTGGCCCCGCTCCTGGGGGGCAGGTGCTCCCGGGCCCACGTCGTCACCGGGGTCGTGCCAGGGAACACGCAGATCGGGAATGGTGTCAGAGTGGCACGGTTCTACTGGAGTGCCTACTGTTGCTTGGAGACCGGTGGTTCGCTCACGTCGGAGGGCTACTTCGGTCCCGACAACAACGGCCGGGTGGAGACGCTCACTCTGAGGGACCTGGAGACCAGGCTGACTGGGTATTATGGGATGCCGTTCTCTGTGTTTGGTGGGAAGTGTCGATGA